Proteins from a genomic interval of Collinsella sp. zg1085:
- a CDS encoding zinc ribbon domain-containing protein — translation MSMGQTLLDLQASDLARIRAKKTLAELPELKMVAQLRHLYKRLKAETTQCFAERKDIETSLAELDEQETTCNQAVYDAQREASGLDYRAVQDLEVKLSLLAKQLDKIQHQRTSLCEQLKIQKEREAALNDKLQQAEHALRTQVEVARDHADTLTLQIESEEQLHQKLAASLSSDLLELYQAASQQFSGLAVELLEGSVPSLCRMKLADAAVEDLHRGSEIGECPYCHRMLVVSRESNES, via the coding sequence ATGAGCATGGGACAAACCTTACTCGATTTACAAGCATCTGATCTTGCTCGTATCCGTGCTAAAAAAACCTTAGCCGAGCTGCCAGAACTTAAAATGGTGGCTCAGCTTCGCCATCTCTATAAGCGCCTCAAGGCTGAAACAACACAATGCTTTGCCGAGCGTAAAGACATCGAGACTTCACTTGCCGAGCTTGATGAGCAAGAGACTACGTGCAATCAGGCGGTGTATGATGCCCAACGAGAAGCAAGTGGGCTGGATTATCGAGCGGTTCAAGACCTTGAAGTAAAGCTATCTTTACTTGCTAAGCAGCTTGATAAAATTCAACACCAGCGCACAAGTCTATGTGAGCAACTCAAAATACAAAAAGAGCGCGAGGCAGCACTTAATGATAAGCTTCAGCAGGCAGAACATGCTCTGCGCACGCAGGTTGAGGTGGCACGTGATCATGCTGATACGCTAACTTTACAGATTGAATCTGAAGAGCAATTGCATCAAAAACTCGCAGCCTCTCTGAGCTCAGACCTACTGGAGCTGTATCAAGCTGCGTCTCAGCAGTTCTCAGGACTTGCAGTTGAGTTGCTTGAAGGAAGTGTGCCTTCTCTTTGTCGCATGAAGCTCGCTGATGCAGCAGTAGAGGATCTTCATCGAGGGTCTGAGATAGGGGAGTGCCCCTACTGCCATCGTATGCTTGTTGTGTCTCGTGAAAGCAATGAGAGTTAA
- a CDS encoding Nif3-like dinuclear metal center hexameric protein, translating to MNVSQLEQELLQHVPRVDAEVWDRVGMIVGHPDDEVCGIAIALDACLETIQAAAAQHANVLLTHHPLYIDTPTQFVPQCRHASSAGSALCMAVQLGISVISLHTNLDRSREVRERMAGLLGLEAISSLEFPLDPGRNGFGTLAQTTPISIAELTAHTAQVFQTEPRVWGNPERSITHIAYMGGSLGHLEDMLAATPAELIITGEASYHVLQDLHYRGIDAILLGHDCSEMPFVNILQDMALSIVEDIPVVTIQGSKQWWTYQGV from the coding sequence ATGAACGTTTCGCAGCTTGAACAAGAATTGTTGCAGCATGTTCCCCGTGTTGATGCTGAGGTGTGGGACCGTGTTGGTATGATTGTTGGACACCCGGACGATGAGGTATGTGGTATCGCGATAGCGCTCGATGCGTGCTTGGAAACAATTCAGGCAGCGGCAGCGCAGCATGCTAATGTGTTGCTAACGCATCATCCACTCTATATTGATACGCCTACCCAATTTGTTCCTCAATGCCGACATGCGTCCTCTGCTGGAAGTGCACTCTGTATGGCTGTTCAGTTGGGGATAAGTGTCATATCGCTTCATACCAATCTTGACCGCTCTCGTGAGGTGCGAGAGCGTATGGCAGGGCTCTTGGGGCTTGAGGCCATTTCATCCTTAGAGTTTCCCCTAGATCCTGGTCGTAATGGTTTTGGCACACTCGCGCAAACCACCCCTATAAGCATTGCTGAGCTAACAGCTCACACAGCTCAGGTATTTCAGACCGAACCGCGTGTATGGGGCAATCCTGAGCGCAGTATCACGCATATTGCGTATATGGGTGGTTCTTTAGGGCACTTAGAAGATATGCTTGCTGCTACTCCTGCTGAGCTAATTATTACCGGTGAGGCGAGCTATCATGTTTTACAAGATTTACACTATCGCGGAATTGATGCCATATTGCTCGGACATGATTGTTCTGAGATGCCGTTCGTGAATATCCTACAAGATATGGCGCTGAGCATAGTGGAGGATATTCCAGTCGTTACAATACAAGGTTCCAAACAATGGTGGACCTATCAAGGAGTTTGA
- a CDS encoding cysteine desulfurase family protein, whose product MSTRHLINLDFAASTPLRPEAIAAQARYDQADYAGANPHALHSLGRAAARKLERSKRELATCFGARVQARELIFTSGGTEANSLAIFGLARAIRERNAVRNHVVISALEHDSVLHCVPLLKELGFEVSMLSAGRDGRVSADMLTRLANQRLALVACMYANNETGIVQPIAELARIAHESGALMFCDAIQGWLHHPFDVFELGVDALSVAGHKIGGPVASGALYLKAKTPLKPLLARGSQEAGLRSGTQDVRTITAFCAAACSVHHSLSQDYSRLLKISDWLYDELMLIPGIDATVPNIAHMDRVPGIVSVTVEQALSEDLILQLDEAGFAVSAGSACTATSSETSHVLRAMQVPKHLSEGVLRISFDDRVSMQDLQVFVRTLQDIVSR is encoded by the coding sequence ATGAGCACAAGGCATCTCATCAACCTAGATTTTGCGGCGTCAACGCCGCTGAGACCTGAAGCGATTGCTGCTCAAGCACGCTATGACCAAGCTGATTATGCCGGTGCTAATCCACATGCCTTGCATAGCTTGGGAAGAGCTGCAGCTCGTAAGCTTGAGCGCTCAAAGCGAGAGCTTGCAACATGTTTTGGTGCGCGCGTTCAAGCTCGTGAGCTCATCTTTACCAGTGGCGGAACTGAAGCAAACAGTCTTGCTATATTTGGACTTGCTCGTGCTATACGTGAGCGAAACGCTGTGCGGAACCATGTTGTTATCTCAGCGCTTGAACACGACTCGGTATTGCATTGTGTTCCACTTTTGAAAGAACTTGGTTTTGAAGTAAGCATGCTTTCGGCAGGACGTGATGGCAGGGTATCCGCTGATATGCTGACACGTCTTGCAAACCAAAGGCTTGCACTTGTTGCATGTATGTATGCTAATAACGAAACCGGCATCGTACAGCCTATTGCTGAGCTGGCGCGCATTGCTCATGAGTCAGGTGCGCTCATGTTTTGTGATGCTATTCAAGGGTGGCTTCATCATCCTTTTGATGTTTTTGAACTTGGTGTTGATGCACTCAGCGTTGCTGGCCACAAAATTGGAGGGCCAGTCGCGAGCGGTGCGCTGTATCTCAAGGCAAAAACACCGCTTAAACCTTTACTTGCTCGTGGAAGCCAAGAGGCGGGACTTCGCTCGGGTACACAAGATGTGCGCACGATAACTGCTTTTTGTGCAGCGGCGTGCAGCGTTCATCACAGTTTGAGCCAAGATTATTCTCGTCTATTGAAAATCTCAGATTGGCTCTATGATGAATTGATGTTGATACCTGGGATTGATGCCACGGTTCCAAACATAGCGCACATGGATAGGGTGCCTGGTATTGTGTCTGTCACGGTTGAGCAGGCTTTGTCCGAAGACCTTATCTTGCAACTTGATGAGGCAGGTTTTGCCGTATCTGCCGGCTCTGCATGCACGGCTACGAGCTCGGAAACAAGTCACGTTTTGCGCGCTATGCAGGTGCCTAAACACCTATCTGAGGGCGTCTTGCGCATTTCCTTCGATGACCGTGTTTCCATGCAGGATTTGCAAGTCTTTGTTCGTACCCTACAAGATATAGTGAGTCGCTGA
- the rpe gene encoding ribulose-phosphate 3-epimerase encodes MSHSSVLIAPSILSADMAYLARDLERIHTADLIHFDTMDGHFTKNLTFGPDVLRAVKRVSDIPVDVHMMVSDPDTMADWYVDAGADIITIHLEASVHLNRTIQHLKKRGVRAGVVLNPATPVLLLEDIIEDLDIVLLMSVNPGFGGQSFIPNTLSKIRSLKSLCQAHNVAPLIEVDGGISAANAEEVARAGANVLVAGSAVFSSSDPAAEIVRLRELGSRAYQGVCA; translated from the coding sequence ATGTCTCATTCTTCCGTTCTTATAGCGCCCTCTATTTTGTCTGCTGATATGGCGTATCTCGCACGTGATCTTGAGCGTATTCATACCGCAGACCTCATTCATTTTGATACGATGGATGGTCATTTTACAAAGAACCTTACCTTTGGACCTGATGTGTTGCGTGCGGTAAAACGTGTATCTGATATTCCGGTTGATGTACACATGATGGTATCTGACCCTGATACCATGGCTGATTGGTATGTTGATGCAGGGGCAGACATTATTACAATTCATCTTGAGGCTTCGGTTCACCTTAATCGCACTATTCAGCATCTCAAGAAGCGCGGTGTGAGAGCTGGTGTTGTTCTAAATCCAGCAACACCAGTCTTATTGCTTGAAGATATTATCGAAGACCTTGATATTGTTTTGTTGATGAGTGTCAATCCTGGTTTTGGCGGTCAAAGCTTTATTCCCAATACCCTTTCAAAGATTCGCTCTCTCAAATCACTTTGTCAAGCTCATAACGTTGCTCCCCTGATTGAGGTGGATGGTGGCATATCTGCTGCAAATGCCGAAGAGGTAGCGCGCGCTGGGGCAAATGTGCTAGTTGCTGGGTCTGCGGTCTTTTCATCGAGCGATCCCGCGGCTGAGATTGTTCGGCTGCGTGAGTTGGGCTCACGTGCCTATCAAGGGGTTTGTGCATGA
- a CDS encoding NAD(P)H-dependent glycerol-3-phosphate dehydrogenase, producing MKLSIIGAGSWGTAVAGLAAGHADTVSLWAHEAEVAAGINEFHKNPSYLSTYELPLNISAHASLENALVDADGVIIAVPSIHLRATLHAAQAWIPSTCPILCLTKGIEQKSGLLMTEVIAEELGNHERIAVLSGPNHAEEVCLGSLSAAVIAAEHDDIAYFFRNALISPQFRVYVSHDVIGVEMCAAAKNVIAIICGIAAGSGLGDNTLALIMTRGLAEITRLSCARGGEAMTCMGLAGMGDLVATCTSEHSRNRMFGVAFAQGTSLEAYQAKRHMVVEGAAAAISVSELAKQLDVDAPLTFALHDILINDGSPEDALAQLLERLPTSEFYGIA from the coding sequence GTGAAGCTAAGTATTATTGGAGCGGGATCATGGGGCACGGCTGTAGCTGGACTCGCGGCAGGACATGCCGATACTGTCAGTTTATGGGCGCATGAGGCAGAGGTTGCTGCTGGTATCAATGAGTTTCATAAAAATCCAAGCTATCTTTCTACCTACGAGCTGCCGCTCAATATTAGTGCCCATGCCTCACTTGAAAATGCGCTTGTTGATGCTGATGGCGTTATTATAGCGGTTCCCTCAATACATCTTCGCGCTACGCTGCATGCAGCTCAGGCTTGGATTCCTTCGACCTGTCCGATTCTGTGTCTGACAAAGGGGATTGAACAGAAAAGTGGACTCTTAATGACAGAAGTCATTGCTGAAGAGCTCGGAAATCATGAACGTATTGCAGTGCTTTCTGGTCCTAATCATGCAGAAGAGGTTTGTTTGGGTTCACTTTCTGCTGCCGTGATTGCCGCTGAACATGATGATATTGCATACTTTTTTCGAAACGCGCTCATCTCTCCTCAGTTTCGCGTCTATGTTAGTCATGATGTCATAGGTGTTGAAATGTGCGCGGCTGCTAAAAATGTTATTGCGATTATCTGCGGTATCGCTGCTGGTAGTGGTCTTGGTGATAATACTTTGGCACTCATAATGACGCGCGGACTAGCCGAAATTACGCGCCTTAGTTGTGCGCGTGGGGGAGAAGCTATGACCTGCATGGGACTTGCGGGCATGGGCGATCTTGTTGCGACGTGCACCTCTGAGCATTCGCGCAATCGTATGTTTGGCGTTGCATTTGCACAAGGCACGAGCCTTGAAGCGTATCAGGCTAAGCGTCATATGGTTGTTGAAGGGGCAGCAGCGGCGATAAGTGTGTCTGAACTTGCAAAGCAGTTGGACGTAGACGCGCCGCTCACCTTTGCCTTGCACGATATTCTTATAAATGATGGCTCACCCGAAGATGCCCTCGCTCAGCTACTTGAACGTTTGCCCACCTCTGAGTTTTATGGAATTGCATAG
- the plsY gene encoding glycerol-3-phosphate 1-O-acyltransferase PlsY codes for MQNMLLEQPWIACIALMIVSYFIGGIPFGVLLGKLFGAGDIRSAGSGNIGTTNALRVAGPVVAVLTLIGDLVKGSLCIICARWLLTLLPVSSHDVHIMLAAVALATLFGHIFSPYLGFRGGKGIATGVGILFGFWWPLALIHLGIFAVLVLVSRFVSLGSIVTAVCLPLSLSIFFPDMPLEARAIWILLSVSVVWAHRSNIVRLSQHREARIGVHSFTDKGAKS; via the coding sequence ATGCAAAACATGCTGCTTGAACAACCCTGGATTGCTTGTATTGCACTCATGATAGTCAGCTACTTTATTGGGGGCATCCCGTTTGGGGTCTTACTTGGAAAGCTTTTTGGTGCAGGCGATATTCGGAGTGCTGGCTCGGGAAACATTGGCACCACGAACGCCTTGCGTGTTGCTGGACCTGTTGTTGCTGTATTGACGCTTATCGGTGACCTTGTTAAAGGAAGCCTTTGCATCATATGTGCACGTTGGCTCTTAACGCTGCTACCCGTTTCCTCTCATGATGTTCATATTATGCTTGCAGCAGTAGCACTGGCTACGTTGTTTGGGCATATTTTCTCCCCCTATTTGGGTTTTCGGGGAGGCAAAGGCATTGCTACGGGTGTTGGCATATTATTTGGCTTTTGGTGGCCACTGGCACTTATACATCTCGGAATCTTTGCTGTGCTTGTTTTGGTGAGCCGCTTTGTATCGCTTGGTTCTATCGTAACGGCCGTTTGTCTTCCCTTGAGCCTCAGCATCTTCTTTCCTGATATGCCACTTGAAGCGCGTGCTATATGGATACTGTTATCCGTGAGTGTTGTGTGGGCTCATCGCAGTAATATCGTGCGATTGAGTCAGCATCGCGAAGCGCGGATTGGTGTCCATTCCTTTACAGATAAGGGAGCAAAATCGTGA
- the der gene encoding ribosome biogenesis GTPase Der gives MKPIVAIVGRPNVGKSTLVNRIAQTRDAIVHESRGVTRDRSYHEADWNGRTFALVDTGGIEPLKSDDVFSDAIRDQALAACNEAHVILFVVDGSVGVTEEDETVARMLKRADIPIFLLVNKLDNPDREEERLWEFYSLGIGEPRAVSALHGHGTGDLLDEIVALLPNEQTDQEQETASDILSIAIIGRPNAGKSSLFNKIIGSERSIVSDIAGTTRDAIDTIVERGNTTYKLVDTAGIRKKSTVYENIEYYSMVRGLRSIDRADVALLVVDATTGVTEQDQKVANLAIERGCALVVLLNKWDLLHDDRARDEVMETVERRLTLAPWASILRVSALTGRSIEKIWALIDDAAAARASRTTTAKLNQFLLNLREFGHTIVDGKRRLKMHYATQVAINPPTFAFFVNHTDLVSDSYRRYVENRLRESFPLAGTPIRLHFRKKHDSNKRDS, from the coding sequence GTGAAACCCATTGTAGCTATTGTCGGTCGTCCCAACGTGGGCAAATCGACTCTTGTAAACCGTATTGCTCAAACACGTGATGCAATTGTTCATGAGAGCCGTGGTGTCACGCGCGACCGCTCTTATCACGAGGCCGATTGGAATGGCCGCACTTTTGCGCTGGTTGATACTGGTGGCATCGAGCCGCTTAAAAGTGATGATGTATTCTCGGATGCTATTCGCGATCAGGCACTCGCGGCATGTAATGAGGCGCACGTCATTCTTTTTGTGGTTGATGGCTCGGTGGGTGTGACTGAGGAGGACGAGACGGTTGCTCGCATGCTCAAGCGCGCTGATATTCCCATATTCTTGCTCGTTAACAAACTGGATAACCCTGATAGGGAAGAGGAGCGCCTGTGGGAGTTTTATTCGCTTGGCATAGGTGAGCCACGTGCTGTTTCTGCGCTGCATGGACACGGAACAGGCGATTTGCTTGATGAGATTGTGGCTCTGTTGCCCAATGAGCAGACCGACCAGGAGCAAGAGACGGCATCTGATATATTGTCGATTGCAATCATTGGTCGCCCTAATGCGGGTAAGTCCTCACTTTTTAACAAAATTATTGGCTCTGAGCGCTCAATCGTCTCTGACATTGCAGGCACCACGCGCGATGCTATCGACACTATCGTTGAGCGTGGAAATACGACATATAAACTGGTTGATACTGCAGGTATTCGTAAAAAGAGTACGGTATATGAAAACATCGAGTATTACTCTATGGTACGCGGCTTGCGCTCAATTGATAGAGCGGACGTTGCGCTTTTAGTGGTTGATGCAACAACTGGTGTTACCGAGCAAGACCAAAAGGTTGCCAACTTGGCCATTGAGCGTGGTTGCGCCTTGGTGGTACTACTCAATAAATGGGACCTCCTTCACGACGACCGTGCACGCGATGAGGTCATGGAAACGGTTGAGCGCCGCTTAACGTTGGCACCCTGGGCATCAATACTTCGTGTCTCGGCATTAACAGGACGCTCCATCGAGAAAATCTGGGCACTCATCGATGACGCCGCCGCTGCCCGAGCTTCGCGCACTACAACCGCAAAACTTAACCAGTTCTTGCTCAATCTCCGTGAGTTTGGGCACACCATAGTTGATGGCAAACGCCGTCTAAAGATGCACTACGCCACACAAGTTGCTATTAATCCACCAACCTTTGCCTTTTTTGTTAACCATACCGATTTGGTGAGCGACAGTTATCGCCGTTATGTTGAAAACCGTCTGCGTGAGAGCTTTCCTCTGGCGGGAACTCCTATCCGCCTTCATTTTCGTAAAAAGCACGATAGTAACAAGCGCGATTCTTAA
- a CDS encoding DUF512 domain-containing protein: protein MESDAFGMSAPTVPDYAQVFADYGAKTRRATGESEFRGALVTQVRPESPADDAGIEAGMYVVQVAGERLTDMVVWLWEADGETIDLVVFDPRDESLNSCTLDRYPGEDWGLSFNDAVFDGMRTCVNTCVFCFMTMLPRESRKSLMIRDDDYRLSFLQGNFVTLTNMSDADVAQVIEKGLSPMNVSIHAISPEVRTRLIGKNAARGIEVLEQLMSAGIEIHAQIVLCPDLNDGEELRATLGYCEAHEEITSLGIVPLGFTKHQKRFSSSYSDDVERAREIVKLVRPYQDRAFERFGRHTFQLSDEFYIAAHMDPPPSDFYDGYPQFYDGIGMIRSFMDDSYALLHHEFSRLESLAHMLRARGLDLMVISGEAARGTVADLVEVRPLTGTVFAIRNDYFGGNVNVTGLICAEDLLAQLPRTLSGIMLILPSIMFNADRLTLDGYHQKDILQALRQRGAQAYVAPTTPNELVQFLEQQLAHDDHH from the coding sequence GGAATCGGATGCCTTTGGCATGAGTGCGCCTACTGTTCCTGATTATGCACAAGTCTTTGCAGACTATGGAGCCAAAACACGTCGTGCAACAGGCGAGAGTGAGTTTCGTGGCGCTCTTGTTACGCAGGTTCGACCAGAATCGCCTGCAGATGATGCTGGTATTGAAGCGGGCATGTATGTGGTTCAGGTTGCAGGTGAGCGCCTTACTGATATGGTTGTTTGGCTTTGGGAGGCGGACGGTGAAACCATTGATTTGGTTGTTTTTGACCCGCGCGACGAAAGCCTCAATAGCTGTACGCTTGACCGCTATCCAGGGGAGGATTGGGGTCTAAGCTTTAACGATGCCGTTTTTGATGGCATGCGCACCTGTGTCAATACATGTGTGTTTTGTTTTATGACGATGCTTCCCCGTGAAAGCCGCAAATCACTTATGATTCGCGATGATGACTATCGTCTGTCATTTTTGCAAGGCAATTTTGTCACGCTTACCAATATGAGTGACGCTGATGTTGCACAGGTTATTGAAAAGGGCTTAAGCCCTATGAACGTGTCTATACATGCCATTAGTCCTGAGGTTCGTACCCGACTCATCGGCAAAAACGCTGCACGGGGCATTGAAGTGCTTGAACAGCTTATGAGCGCCGGCATAGAAATTCATGCCCAAATTGTTTTGTGCCCGGATTTGAATGATGGAGAAGAGCTTAGAGCAACGCTTGGCTATTGCGAAGCGCATGAAGAAATTACCAGCCTAGGCATCGTTCCTCTTGGTTTTACCAAACATCAAAAGCGTTTTAGCTCTTCATACTCAGATGATGTTGAGCGTGCTCGTGAGATAGTCAAACTGGTGCGTCCGTATCAGGACCGTGCCTTTGAGCGCTTTGGCCGCCATACCTTTCAGTTGTCTGATGAGTTTTATATTGCGGCGCATATGGACCCACCGCCATCAGATTTCTATGATGGCTACCCTCAGTTTTACGATGGAATTGGTATGATTCGCTCATTTATGGACGACTCATATGCCTTGCTTCATCATGAGTTTTCCCGTCTTGAATCGCTTGCCCATATGTTACGTGCGCGGGGTCTTGATTTGATGGTAATTAGCGGTGAAGCAGCGCGGGGCACGGTAGCTGATTTAGTTGAGGTACGTCCTCTTACCGGCACGGTTTTCGCTATTCGCAATGATTATTTTGGCGGCAATGTGAATGTTACCGGACTGATTTGTGCTGAGGACTTGTTAGCCCAGCTGCCTCGGACGCTGAGCGGGATTATGCTCATTCTGCCCTCCATTATGTTCAACGCTGATAGGCTCACCTTAGATGGGTATCATCAGAAGGACATATTGCAAGCTCTGCGCCAGCGTGGTGCTCAGGCTTATGTTGCGCCAACAACCCCAAATGAGCTGGTGCAATTTCTTGAGCAGCAGCTTGCGCATGATGACCACCACTAA